Part of the Acidobacteriota bacterium genome is shown below.
GCCGTCGACCGGGAGGCGCGCCGCGGGGGTCGGTCTGCTACGATGTTTTTCATGCAGGTTGGACGCTCTCCGGTTGCCCACGCTGATCCCGACATCTCCGGGGGCACGCCTGTCTTCGTCGGGACCCGCGTGCCCGTAACGACGCTGTTCGACTACCTCGAGGGCGGAGAGACGCTCGAACGGTTCCTTGATCAGTTTCCCTCCGTTTCGCGCGACCAGGCGCTTGCGGCGCTGGACGTCGCCCGACGCTCCGTCCTGGACAGTGCACGTTCTGCTTGACGAGAACCTTCCCCGGGACCTCGTCGCTGAACTGGCGGGGCATCATGTCACCACGGTGCAAGCCGTCGGCTGGTCCGGCACCGGCAATGGAGAGTTGCTTCGACGAGCCAGTGGTCGCTTCGATGTCCTGATGACCATGGGTCGGGGTCTGCCGGAGCAACGGAGCCGGCAATCGATGCGCATCAGCGTCTTGGTCGTCCGAGGCCCGTCAAACCGTATGGTGCATCTGAAGCCGCTCGTGAGCGACATCCTTTAGCCCGGTTGGGCGCTGGCGACCGCCAGCACGGAAGCGGCGATGCCGTTCTCGACCTGCTCGATGTCCTTGTCGAACAGAGCTCGTCCGCCGCGTTCCGCATGCGGGACGACTTCGTCACACCGGTCTCGACTACGTGAGTTGGCTCTCGCACCACTGGCCGAACGCCGCACTCGTGTCCATCAGCGCATAGCAGACTGCCGATAGCGGGAACTTCTGCGACCCAGGCGCCGGCGAGTTGCTCGTCGACCGCGCGTTCGTCGTTCGGCGGGGACGGCTCCGCCTTCAGGGTTGCTCCACGGTGAGGCGGCACAGCAGCGTATTGTGCGTCTCGAGGTCGGCAGTCCAGATCAACCGTGCCCCGTCCCGCCAGTCAATCGCATCGTAGCCGCCCCGCGGTCTGACGGCGGCTTCGCTGTGCTCCACCGCGGACGGCCATTCCGCATCGTCGAATCCGCGCAGGCGCCAGCCGTCCGGCTCCGCTGACGCCGCGAACCGGCAGGGGCCGACGCCGGGCACCGGTTCGGCCTCGTCTTCGCAAGCGCGGTCGAGCGGCGCGTCGTGGATCACCACGCAGCGCCAAGCGGCATTCGTGATTGCGATCGTCTCGCCCGTGGCGGCATCCGTGAACTGCGCGATGAGTCCGCCGTCGCCCATCTGCTGGTTGGGTCGGCCGATGTACTCCAGACCCGTATCGTCCTGCTTGAAGTCCCTGGCGACGAAATTCAACTGCAGGGGGTAGTCGGCGTTGAAGACGAACGCCTCGGCATTGAACGACCGTTCGGTCGTGATCGGCGTCGAGTCCTCGATGATCAGGCGATCGCCCAGGTAGAAGGCGAACCAGTTGTCGGCCCAGACCTCGCCCTTGATCGACAGGGCACCCGGGGTATCGACGACGATGACGTCGGGCGCTGCCTGCTCGCGCCCGCCGCAACCGGCCAGCCAGGCGGCCAGGATCACGAACATCCAGGTTCTTTGCATGACGGATCAGATCGTACACCTGGTCCCTTGAACGGTCGTGAGCAACCCGGTGGGTTATCGCAGACGCTCGAACTCCGCCGGGGTGAGTCCGAGCTGTCGGACTATCTTGAAGAAGAGAGGCGGGCCGATCTCTCGGCCAGCGTGTAGCGGGATCGTGACGGCTCGACCGTCGGCATGAATCCAACGCTCGTGGCTTCCGGTCTGGCGGCTTCTGACGAACCCCAACCTTGTGGCGACCCGGCGAAAATCCCGGGCCGTGGCACTAGGCATGCACGATCTGGGTCGTATCGGTCGGAAGTGCCTGACCCCGTTCCGCGTGTTCCTCTGCGATCAGCCGAAACACGCGCCCCAGTTCTTCCAGCGCCGCCTCGCGGGTATCCATCAACGCATAGCAACCGCCGATAGCCGGCACCTCGGCGACCCAGGTACCGTCGAGCTGGCGGTACACGACGACCTTGTAGTTGGCGAGGGTCATACCGGAAGTATACCGCTGGACGAGGCCGTTGGCGGGGTCGGGAGATGTCGTCCCCCCGAGCCCCGTATCGGCACGGCGCACCGGGTCAGATCTCCACCACCATCCCGTCGTAGGCGCACTCCTCGGGGACGTCGTCGACACGGGCGAGCATCTCCGGGCTCATGTGGGTCAGGACGATGCGCCTGGCGTCGAAGTCCGCCTTGTGGGCGAGCAGCTCGGGGTAGTTGAGGTGCCAGGGCACGGGCTTGTCGTGGAAGTAGCACTCCGCCACGAGCAGGTCGGCTCCCTTGGCGGCCAGCGCCATCTCTTCGCCGAACTCCCCGTCCCCGGTGTAGCAGATCACCTTGCCGGCGATCTCGGCGCGCAGGGCGGTGGGGTTGGTCTGCCAGGTGTGCTTCACCGGACGGGCGGTCACGAGGATGTCGTCGACCGGGGTCGGCACGCCGTGCTCCAGCTCTATCCAGTTGAGCTCGAACTTCGGCTTCATCACGTGCATGCCGGGGAACAGCGCCTCGGCGATCATGAACATGCGGTGGCGCAGGTCCCGCGGGCCGGCGACGGTAAGGGGTCGCCGGCGTCTTGCGCCCAGCATGGCGTCCATCAACAGGAACGGCACGCCGGCGCAATGGTCGCCGTGGAGGTGGGTCAGGAGGATCGTGTCGATGGAGTTCGGATCGATGTCCTGCTGCCGCAGGGCGACCAGCGATGACGCGCCGAAATCCATCGTGAAGCGTGTCCCGCCCGCATCGATCAGGATGCAGGTCTGGAAGCGCCCGCCGCTGCCGAAGGAATCGCCGGAGCCGATGAATCGAGCTGTCGCGGTCACGTGGTCCCTCCGCGGGCTGGATAATACCCTGGTACACTCGCGACTCGGTCCGAGGAAAGGGCCCAAGAAGAGGAAGTCATGCGCAGACCGCACCGTGGATTCGTCGTCGCACTCGTGGCCGGCATCGTCGCTCTGACGGGCAGCCTGCACGGGCAGGAAGCGCAGGAGCAGGGAAGCGGCTACCCGGCCGCGGACTGGCCCTACGCCGGCGGGGACTGGACCGGCTCGCGCCACTCGACGCTGACCGACATCTCGACGGAGACCATCGACCGGCTGGGCGGGGCCTGGATGGCGCGGCTCCCCGGGGGCGTGTCGTCGCGGGCGACGCCGGTGGTCGACGACGGCGTCCTGTACCTGTCGGGCGGGGCCAACGTGTTCGCCATCGACGGCCGGACGGGCGAGACGGTGTGGCGCTGGCAGCCGGGGAGCTCGGCCGCCGAGGCGCAGCGGGTGCCGTCGTGGCAGGGAGTCGGCCTGGGTGACGGGCTCGTCTTCGTGCCGCTGCGAAGCGCGGAGGTGGCGGCGCTGCGGCAGGACACCGGCGAGCTGGTCTGGGTGGAGACGGTCGGCAGCGAGCCGCCGCAGGCGGGCGAATCGGTCACCACGGCCCCCATGCACGCACGGGGCAGGGTGTTCATCGGCATCGCGAACGGCGACAGCGGCGGGCAGGGGCGCGTCATCGCCCTCGACGCGGCGACCGGCGAGCGGCTGTGGACGTTCCACGTCGTGCCGCGGCCCGGCGAGTTCGGCCACGAGACCTGGCCCCAGGACAGTGAAGTGTGGCGGCTCGGCGGGGGCGGCGTCTGGCTGGTGGGCGCGGTCGATCCCGACCTGGGGATGGTCTACTTCGTCACCGGCAACCCGGTCCCGATGTACGGCGGCGAGATCCGCGGCGGCGACAACCTGTTCACCGCCGCGGTGCTCGCCCTCGACATGGAGACCGGCGAGCGGCGCTGGCACTACCAGGTGGTCCGGCACGACATCTGGGACGCCGACATCGCCACGCCGCTGCTGCTCTACGAGACCGAGATGGACGGCCGCACCCGCAAGGCGCTGGCCGCGATGCGGGCCGACGGCCACCTGTTCCAGTTCGACCGCGAGACGGGCGAGCCGATCGTGCCCATCGAGGAGCGGGAGGTGCCGCAGGACGAGTACCTGCTGACCGCACCGACCCAGCCCTTCCCGGCGGCCGAGAGTATCCTGCCCGACTGCTCCTTCTGGCGCGACCGGGTGCCGCCGCCGTTCGAGTTGAGTTGCAGCTTCTACACGCCGCCGTCGCTGGAGCGGCAGGACATCGTGGCGCTGGGCGCCCCGATTCCGATGGTGCGGGTGACGCCGATGTCGTTCAGCCCGCAGACCGGCTACATCTACGCGCAGGGGCGGGCGCACGTCGGCCGCGCGTTCCGCTTCGACGATCCGTGGATCTCGGACAACCGTGGCAGCGGCTACCTGCGGCTGACGCTGCCCGAGTCGGCCGGCGTCCTGGCCGCCGTCGACGGGCGGACCGGCGAGGTGGTCTGGAAGAACGAGTTCCGCGGCGCGCGGCTCGCCACCAGCGGCCCGCTGACGACCGCGGGCGGACTGATGTTCTGGGGCGCGGCCGACGGGCAGCTCGAAGCCTACGACGCCGGCGCCGGCGAGCGGCTGTGGGCGTTCCAGGCGGGCCCGCCCGGCGTGCGGCAGCGGCCCGGACCGGCGGTCTCGTATGCGGTCGACGGCGAGCAGTTCGTCGCCATCGCGGTCGGCGGCGAGCTGTGGGCGTTCGCCCTCGACGGCGACGTGCCGGCGCGTCCGACGGCCGAGGAGCCGCTCGACGATCTGGTCCGCTGGATCGGCCCGCCGCCGCGCGCGACCGACGTCATCGAGACCGCGACGCTGGTCGAGAATCCCATCGCGTGGTCGGTGGGCGGGCGTCGCAACGCGATCAACGAGCACGCATTCAACCCGGTGCGGGCCCGCGTCACCGTCGGGACGCGGGTGCGGTTCGTCAACAACGGCGAGATGCCGCACACCATCGCGGCGCGCGACGGAAGCTGGACGACCGGCACGCTGCAACCCGCGATGTCGGGCTACGTCACCTTCGACGAGCCGGGCACGTTCCTGTACCACGCCACGGAGCACCCGTGGGCAATCGGGGAGATCACTGTCGAGGAGCCGTAGGGACCGAACCGTGACCAACGCGAAGGGGAATGAGATGAGTCGATACGCGTTCACCCTGCTGCTCGTCGTGGCCCTGTGCGCGCCGGCCGCCGCCCAGGATCGCTGGCCCCAGTTCCGGGGCCCGGGCGCCCGCGGCGTTTCCGAGGCCGCCGGACTGCCGACAAGTTGGAGCACCACCGAGAACGTCGCCTGGGTCGCCGACCTGCCGGGCCTCGGCTGGAGCTCGCCGGTGGTCTGGGACGACACGGTCTACGTCACGACCGTCGTCAGCACGGCGCCGGTCGAAGAACCGCTGGGCGGCCTCTATCGCGGGCGCGAGACGTGGGCCCCCTCGATGGCGGAACACCGCTGGATCGTCTACGCGCTCGACGTCGGCACCGGGGCCGTGCGGTGGGAGCGCGAGGTGCATCGCGGTGCGCCGGCCGGGGGCTACCACATGAAGAACACCCTGGCGACCGAGACGCCGGTCACCGACGGCGACGCGCTGTTCGTCTACTTCGGCAACCTCGGCGTCTTCTCCCTCGACACGGCGGACGGCGGGTTGCGCTGGTCGCGCGACGTCGAGCCCGCGGCCACCCGGTTGGGGTGGGGCACCGCCGCGTCGCCGGTGCTGCACGACGGCCGCCTCTATATCCAGAACGACAACGACGATCAGTCGTACCTGCTCGCGCTGAGCGCGGAGACCGGCAACGAGGTCTGGCGCATCCCGCGGGACGAGGGTACCAACTGGTCGACCCCCTTCGTCTGGGAGAACGCGCGGCGGACCGAGATCGTCACCACCGGCACCGACCGCGTGCGCTCCTACGACCTCGACGGCGACCTGCTGTGGGAGCTCACCGGCATGTCGTCCATCACCGTTCCCACGCCGTTCGCCGAGTTCGGCCTGCTCTATCTCGGCTCGGGGTATCTCGGCGACCAGCAGCGCCCGGTCTACGCCATCCGCCCCGGCGCCAGCGGCGACATCTCGCTCCGCGGCTCGGAGACGGCCAACGAGTTCATCGCGTGGTCGCAGCCGCAGGCCGCACCCTACAACCCGTCGCAGATTCTCTACGGCGACGTGCTGTACACGCTGCTCGACCGGGGGTTCTTCACCGCCCACGACGCGCGCACCGGCGAGGAGGTCTACTCCCGGCAGCGGGTCACGGTCGGGGCCGCGTTCACCGCCTCGCCCTGGGCCTACGGCGACAGGATCTTCGCGCTGAGCGAGGACGGCGACGCCTACGTGATCCGCGCCGGCCGGACATTCGAGGTCCTCGGCCGCAATCCGCTCGGCGAGTTCACGATGGCCACGCCGGCCATCGCCCAGGGCAGCCTGTTCATCCGGACGCGGTCGAAGCTCTACCGGATTGCCGAGGCCGCGGCTCCCTGACCACGCCGGTAGCGGCTAGCCGGCATCCTCGGATGGCCCGACGGTGCATTCCCGTTCGAGGATGCTTGGAATGATGGACGGGTTCAACACCATCGCCGACCTGATCGGAAACCTCGCGGCCGTCGTCGCGGCCGTGGGCGTGCTGTTCGTCAACGCGAAGCTCGACAGGCTGATCGGTCGCGTCGACACGCTGGAAACGACGGTCACGACGCACGTGAGCAGTCCCGGGCTCCATCGCTAGCGCCCCGAACGTCTGCATCGTCACCGTCGAGGAGCCGGATAGACGGGCCTGCTCACGGCAGCGTATAGGTCGCTGGAGGGAACCGTTCTGGCGCGCGATGCGCGGTTGCTACAATCGCCGCGTGTTGCGTCCGAGGAGCCGAGCTGCCCTGACGTGCCGGCTGCTGCTGGCTTTGCTGCTGTTGCCCGCCGCCGCGGAAGCGCAGGAGGCGGACTGGCGCACCTACCTGGGAGACCCCGGCCGCCGGCACTACTCGCCGCTCGACGAGATCACGCGTGACAACGTGCACCGGCTGCAGCCGGCGTGGCGCTACGACTCGGGCGCACTGCGCGACGGCGTTTCCCGCATGTACACGAGCCCGCTCATCGTGGACGGCGTCCTCTACGGTCTGTCGCCCCGGCTCGTGGCGTTCGCCCTGGACGCGGCGACCGGGGAAGAGCTGTGGCGCTACGACGCCGACCTGGGGCAGACCGATCAGCGGGGCCTCATGTGGTGGGAGTCGGGCGCCGACAGGCGACTGCTGTATACGGCCGGACGCCACCTGATAGCGCTCGATCCCGCCAACGGCAACCCCGTCGAGACGTTCGGCGACAACGGCGCGCTCGATCTGCTGCCGGACGGTCTGTCCGGGCCATTCAGCGTTACCGTCCCCGGCATCGTCTTCAGGGAGCTGATCATCCTCGGCTTCACCACGAGCGAGGATCGGAACGCGCTGCCAGGCTCGATTTCCGCCTACCGCGCTCGCGACGGTGCACTCGTGTGGCGTTTCCACAGCATTCCGCGCCCGAACGATGTGGCGGCCAACACGTGGGCCGAAGGCGCCCTGGCGAGCGCCGGGGGCGCCAACACCTGGACCGGCATGGCGCTGGACGTCGATCGGGAGCTGCTGTTCGCACCGACCGGGTCCGCGACGCCCGATTTCGACGGCCGCACCCGACAGGGGAGCAATCTCTACGCCAACACGCTCCTGGCGCTCGACGTCCGCACCGGCATCCTGCGGTGGCACTACCAGGTGGTGCGGCACGACCTGTGGGATCGCGATCTCCCCGCGCCGCCGACGCTGGTGCAACTGCGGCGCGACGGCGCCTCGATCGACGCCGTCGCGATGCCGACGAAGTCCGGGCAGCTCTTCGTCTTCGACCGGGACACCGGCGACCCGCTCGTCGAGGTCACCGAGGCGGAGGCGGCGCAGAGCCGGATTCTGGGGGAGGGCGTGGCGCCCGTCCAACCGCAATCGGCAGTCGCCTTCACGCGGCAGCAGTTCGAGCTGACCACCCGCAGCCCGGAGGCACGCGAGTTCGTTGGCGCGATCGTCTCCCGCCTCGACCAGCGTCCCCTTGCGCCCCCCAGCATCGAGGGAAGCCTGATCTACCCGTTCTATGCCGGTGGCGCGAACTGGGGCGGCGCCGCGTTCGATCCGTCGACGCAGCGGCTGATCATCAACGCGCAGGAGATCGGCGGCATAGCGCAGATCGCGCGCGCTGATGAAGCGGAGGCCGACTACGCGCTGGTTGACCGCAACGGGATTCGCGATCAGGACGGTCTGCCCGGCAACACGCCACCCTGGGGCACCCTGACCTCCATCGATCTGGCGACCGGACGATTCGACTGGCAGGTGCCGTTGGGCGACTATCCGTCGCTGGCGGGCGCGGGCTACGGCGCCGAGAACTACGGCGGCCCGATCGTCACCGCGGGCGGTCTGATCTTCATCGCCGCGACCCCGGATGCGAAGCTGCGCGCCTTCGACACCCGAGACGGCTCGCTGCTCTGGCAGGGCGACCTGCCGGCCGGCGGATTCTCGACGCCCGCGGTCTACCGCGCCGGCGGGCGGCAATTCGTCGTCATTGCCGCGGGCGGCGGCCGGATGGGTCCGCCGTCGAGCGCCGAGTACGTGGCCTTCGCGCTTCCGGTGCGTGCGTTCGCGTCCCCGCCCCGGCCGTGGCCGCTGCTGCCAAGGTAACCCGCGCCATGAACGGCACGCGAGCGATGGCGCAGCGATCCGGGAACGCGATGCCACGGAATACCGTGGGCCTCACGGCAGCGTGTAGGTCAGCAGCGTCGTGCCCGCCGCCACGGCGACGTACTGCTTGCCGTCCTTCCCCAGGTAGGTGATGGGGTTGGCGCCGCTGATCAACTGCTCGGTCTCGACGCTCCACAGCTCGCGCCCGGTCTTCGTCTCGTAAGCGCGGAACCGCCGGTCGCTGGCGCCGCCGATGAAGAGCACGCCGCTCGCGGTGGAGGTCGGCCCGCCCTTCTGCGAGTTGGGGGCGCCGGTCAGCAGGCCGGGGGGCGCGCCCTCGACCGTGCCGAACGGGATCATCCAGGCGATCTCGCCGCTGTTGACGTCTACGGCCACCAGCCTCGACCAGGGCGGCTGCCAGCAGGGCCAGCCGTTGACGGACGGCCGGGTGACGACGTGCCAGTAGATCCGGCGCGACTCGGGCGGACCCACGTAGCCGCGGCGGTCGGGATCGTCCTCCACCTTGACGAGCTGGCTGATGTGGCCGGTGTCCGCGTAGTTGATGATGTAGTAGCCGAGGCTCGGGTCGAAGGTCCCGCCGGTGAACTCGGTCCCGCCGCCGGTCGACGGGAACACCAGCGCGCCCTCCGCCGACGGCGGCGTGTAGGGGCCGCGGTTGCGCCCGCCGTCGTACTGCATCAACAGCCCGCGGCACGCGGCGGTGTGCTCGGGCGTCACCGTCGCTATCTCGTCCATCGTGAAGTCGATGCGTCCGAAGGGCGGCGGCTTCACCGGGAAAGGCTGCGTCGGCGCGTAGTACTCCCCGGGCATGTTCCCGGCGGGCACCGGGCGCTCCTCTATCTCGTAGATGGGCTCGCCGGTGACCCGGTTGAAGATGAACAGCACGGGATACTTGGTGACGACGCCGACGGCCGGGATGGTCTCGCCGTCCCGCTGGACGTCGAACAGGATGGGCGGCGCCGGCATGTCCAGGTCCCACAGGTCGTGGTGGACGGCCTGGAAGTGCCACAGCCGCTCTCCCGTCAGGGCGTCGACGGCGACGATCGAGTCCGAAAAGAGATTGTCCCCGGGCCGGTCCATGCCGTAGAAATCGTTGTGGGCGGACCCCAGCGGCATGTACAGAATGCCGCGCTCCTCGTCGATGGTGAAGAACGACCAGGTGTTGGCGCCGCTGACGTTGCGCCACGAATCGTCGTGCCAGGTGTCGTTGCCGAACTCGCCGGGATGGGGCACGGTGTGGAACGTCCAGACGAGCTCGCCCGTCCGCAGATCCCACGCGCGGGTGTCGCCCGCCGGCCCCTTCGACCCGGTCTCGTCGGCGTTGTGGACGCCGGTGAACACGAGGTGCTTCCAGATGGCCACGCCGGACGAGATCCCGTAGTGCATGTTCGGGAAGCCGTTCATCACGTCCTCGGTCTTCAGATCGACGAAGCCGTCGCTGCCGAACCGCGGGTTGGGGATGCCGGTGGCCGCGTTCAGCGAGATCAGCTCGCCCTCCTCGGTGCCGAACACGATCTGCGGGGGCGTTCGGTCGTCGCCCTCCCACCAGGCCAGGCCTCGCATGGAGCCGCCCGTCCAGTGCAACTGGTGCTCGGGCGAGTTCCAGTCGCCGGGCGCCGTGTACTCCCAGAGCTCCTCACCGGTCTCCGGCTCCAGCGCCACCACGCGGTAGTAGGGGAACGACAGGTACAGGACGCCGTCGACCAGGAGCGGGGTCGACTGGCTAGGCCGTGACGGCACGCCTACCTTCGTCATCTCGTAGCGCCAGGCCGGCACCAGGGTCGAGACGTTGTCCACCGTGATCTGCGTCAGCGGCGAGTGGCGCTGGTTGCCGGCGTCGCGTCCCCAGTGCCGCCAATCGTCCTGCGCGTGCAGCGGCGGCACGGAGAGGAACGTCGCCGCCAGCAGTACAAGGGACACCATCGGAAACCGCGGCCAATGCCGGGTCGCTCGGAGAACGGACGTCAGCAAGCTCGTAGCCATGGTTCGAATGCCTCCTGCGAGAGCGACCTCGCCGGCCCGTGGCGCGACGAGGTGGTGCAGTCGTGACGGATGCTCAATCTACGCGGTCTCCGGTCGCAACTCAAGCCGACGCGAGGCGAATCGCGACCGTTCAGGGAAGCTGTGGCTCATTTCGCCAGCAGCTCGGCCAGCAGCCGGTTGCGCTCGACGCTCGCCCGATAGTGCGCCACTACCTCGGGGCGCACTATCGGGCGCGCCCTGGTCTCGATGTAGCCGGTCATGGCGTCTTCCAGCACGGACTGGAAGTGACGTCCATCGCTGCGGGCGATCTCGCGCATCGCCGCCAACAGCTCAGGCGTGGCCTGACTGGAGAACTTCTCTCGCGCCGCCATGGTGAGTCCCCTTGTTTCGGACGCCTCCCCGTGTGCTGCCCGGTCACATGATCGCAACGACAGGCTCCTCACGCCTCAACGACCGTCACTTCCAGTCGTCGATCAACAGCCTGAAGCGCCTGCTGAAGTCTGTCCATTCGGGAGGCGTGGTGAACATCGAGGACACGGTCAACCTGTGGCATGTGCCAACCAAGCCGCCGCCCAAGTTCGGCCTTGGTGATTCTCTTCTCTCTCATTGCGTTGTACAGCTCAATCTTTGGCACGGCCAATACCGGAACACCGACCATTACCTTTCCCTTCGAAGGCTGTGGCAACCGTTGCCGGTCTTTCATGTATGCATCGATCACGGTCAGAAGGGCGTCAGACGCCCGCGTCAGAGCTTCCTTCCGCGTTTCCCCAAAAGTATGCGCCTCCGGGAAATCTGGAAAATCCACGAGCACACTTGCACCCTCCGTCGTCAACTTCACCGGATACTGCAACATTCGCCTACGTCTCCGTCTTCATCCGCGCAAACAGATGTTGGCAACACATCTGTTGCGATGTCAACATAAATGATGCATTTCCTCGATCTGCACGCGGTGATCGAGCGGTACGGTGGCCGGATCAATGCACCGAGACGCCTTGCCCGACGGTCCGTCGTCGTTCGGCACGAGAAGGAACCAGCCACCCTCGATGCTTTTCCGTGACATCGTGCGTGCCATAAACTCGAAACAGGTGCCGCGACGACCAGATCGTCGCCTGGGATGCCGGAGGTCGGGATGAGCGTGCTGATCAAGAACGGCCGCGTCGTGACGGCGATCGACGACTACCGCGCCGACGTCTTCGTCGACGGCGAGACCGTGGCTCTGATCGGGAGTGGTCTCGAGCGCGGTCTCGAAGTCGCGGCTGACCGCGTCATCGACGCGACGGGTAGGCTCGTGCTGCCCGGCGGGGTCGACCCCCACACGCACATGGAGATGCCGTTCGGGGGTACGCAGTCGTCCGACACCTTCGAGACCGGCACCCGCGCGGCGGCGTTCGGGGGCACCACGACCATCGTCGACTTCGCGATCCAGACCCGCGGCACATCGACCATCGAAGGCCTCGACACGTGGCACGCCAAGGCGGAGGGCGACGCCGCCATCGACTACGCGTTCCACATGATCGTGACCGACCTGCCCGACGCGCGGGTGCCCGAGCTGCGCCGCCTGGCCGACGAAGGGGTCACCAGCTACAAGCTGTTCATGGCCTATCCCGGCGTCCTGCTGTCCGACGACGCCACCATCTTCCGCGCCATGCGCAAGGCGGGGGAGGACGGGACGCTGGTCTGCATGCACGCCGAGAACGGCGTCGTCATCGACGAGCTGGTCAAGCTGGCGCTGGCCGCGGGCCATATCGAACCGAAGTACCACGCGCTGACCCGGCCCACCCGGCTGGAGGCGGAGGGCGCGCACCGCGCGCTGGCCATCGCCGAGGTCGCCCGCGCGCCGGTCTACATCGTGCACCTGAGTTGCCACGACGCGCTCACGGAGCTGCGGCGGGCGCAGGAGCGCGGGGTGATGGCCCACGCCGAGACCTGTCCGCAGTACCTGCTGCTGGATATCGGCGCCTACGACGCGCCGGACTTCGAGGGCGCGAAGCACGTCATGACGCCGCCGCTGCGCGAGAAGTGGAACCAGGAGGAGTTGTGGCGGGGCCTGCGCAGCAAGGCCCTCGACGTGATCTCCACCGACCACTGTCCCTTCTGCATGCGCGAGCAGAAGGAGCTGGGGCGCGGCGACTTCAGCCGCATTCCCAACGGCGCGCCCGGCGTCGAGA
Proteins encoded:
- a CDS encoding PQQ-binding-like beta-propeller repeat protein; its protein translation is MATSLLTSVLRATRHWPRFPMVSLVLLAATFLSVPPLHAQDDWRHWGRDAGNQRHSPLTQITVDNVSTLVPAWRYEMTKVGVPSRPSQSTPLLVDGVLYLSFPYYRVVALEPETGEELWEYTAPGDWNSPEHQLHWTGGSMRGLAWWEGDDRTPPQIVFGTEEGELISLNAATGIPNPRFGSDGFVDLKTEDVMNGFPNMHYGISSGVAIWKHLVFTGVHNADETGSKGPAGDTRAWDLRTGELVWTFHTVPHPGEFGNDTWHDDSWRNVSGANTWSFFTIDEERGILYMPLGSAHNDFYGMDRPGDNLFSDSIVAVDALTGERLWHFQAVHHDLWDLDMPAPPILFDVQRDGETIPAVGVVTKYPVLFIFNRVTGEPIYEIEERPVPAGNMPGEYYAPTQPFPVKPPPFGRIDFTMDEIATVTPEHTAACRGLLMQYDGGRNRGPYTPPSAEGALVFPSTGGGTEFTGGTFDPSLGYYIINYADTGHISQLVKVEDDPDRRGYVGPPESRRIYWHVVTRPSVNGWPCWQPPWSRLVAVDVNSGEIAWMIPFGTVEGAPPGLLTGAPNSQKGGPTSTASGVLFIGGASDRRFRAYETKTGRELWSVETEQLISGANPITYLGKDGKQYVAVAAGTTLLTYTLP
- a CDS encoding type II toxin-antitoxin system HicB family antitoxin, yielding MLQYPVKLTTEGASVLVDFPDFPEAHTFGETRKEALTRASDALLTVIDAYMKDRQRLPQPSKGKVMVGVPVLAVPKIELYNAMREKRITKAELGRRLGWHMPQVDRVLDVHHASRMDRLQQALQAVDRRLEVTVVEA
- the hydA gene encoding dihydropyrimidinase encodes the protein MSVLIKNGRVVTAIDDYRADVFVDGETVALIGSGLERGLEVAADRVIDATGRLVLPGGVDPHTHMEMPFGGTQSSDTFETGTRAAAFGGTTTIVDFAIQTRGTSTIEGLDTWHAKAEGDAAIDYAFHMIVTDLPDARVPELRRLADEGVTSYKLFMAYPGVLLSDDATIFRAMRKAGEDGTLVCMHAENGVVIDELVKLALAAGHIEPKYHALTRPTRLEAEGAHRALAIAEVARAPVYIVHLSCHDALTELRRAQERGVMAHAETCPQYLLLDIGAYDAPDFEGAKHVMTPPLREKWNQEELWRGLRSKALDVISTDHCPFCMREQKELGRGDFSRIPNGAPGVENRMSLIYHHGVNAGRIDVNRFVELTSTAPARIFGMFPRKGTIAVGSDADIVIFDPEREVTISRDDPRTHHMHVDYSAYEGFRVRGYTETVLSRGRVVVDNGEYVGRPGDGQFVKRGPYGGAYAPLAAANRGAPLF